In Vicia villosa cultivar HV-30 ecotype Madison, WI linkage group LG7, Vvil1.0, whole genome shotgun sequence, the DNA window TACTACCTCACTCTCTCTGTTTCATTGATTCGAACAAGGCAATggcaagaagagaaagaaaagtcAGCAAAGTGGAAAAGCtacaaacaataacaacaacgcATAAGCGGTTTTCCCCAAAAGCTCCAACGGATCGCTTATTTCCCAAAGCGGTTTTTTCTGTTCAGAATGGAGTTGCTACTCAGTTCTGTTGTGGAAGGTAATGGAAAAacggatttgaatttgaaatgctCAGACTTGAACTAGTTAAAGATGAAGCATCCATTACTCTATTTTTTTGTGTGTTAATTTTATCTTTGATATTGCTGATTAAAGATGAAAACGGTTCACTACTTCACctacataattataattattggaAATGGTCTTGCTGAATTATTTTGTCAAACATGAAGGTTTTCAGAATTTGGCGGTCCAATTCACAAAAGACCTGTTCAGGACTTGGCATTTGCAGTAGCCCGATTCATACAAAAAGGAGGATCTTTTGTAAATTACTACATGGTTGGTTTTCTTATACCGATTTAACAATAACAAAATTGGCGATGAATTGATGATAACTACTTAAATAACTTACCTTGTTCGTGTAGTATCATGGAGGAACCAATTTTGGCCGCACAATTTATTCAGCTTCAAAATCTCCATCTAATGAGATTTAACAACTTTGCATTTTGTAAAACCACTGACTTCAGTTTCTTCCTATGTTAGGTTGGAGTGCAAACATCTCAGATGGAAATGTTGCCTACAAATACTCATATGTTCTCATGGTATATAACTAGGTAAGATTGATTTTGTAAGTTGTTTACATTTTTCTCCTTTTGGTTCTCTAGCCGTTCTTTATTTTCATCCAACATACG includes these proteins:
- the LOC131620157 gene encoding uncharacterized protein LOC131620157, yielding MQSIVKIRSVKRLLHRSLKRLHFYEIMDWTFYISSLLGVPAEESWPCVSSICTFIQHFDPSMMPKAMARRERKVSKVEKLQTITTTHKRFSPKAPTDRLFPKAVFSVQNGVATQFCCGRFSEFGGPIHKRPVQDLAFAVARFIQKGGSFVNYYMVGVQTSQMEMLPTNTHMFSWYITR